A window from Mustela erminea isolate mMusErm1 chromosome 17, mMusErm1.Pri, whole genome shotgun sequence encodes these proteins:
- the SLC39A1 gene encoding zinc transporter ZIP1: MGPWGEPELLVWRPEAVGSEPAGPVGLEVKVGALVLLLLLTALCSLVPVCALRRPGANPEASASRQKALSLISCFAGGVFLATCLLDLLPDYLAAIDEALAALHVTLQFPLQEFILAMGFFLVLVMEQITLAYREQSGPPPREETRALLGAANGGPQHWHDGPGLPQSGGAPAAPSALRACVLVFSLALHSVFEGLAVGLQRDRARAVELCLALLLHKGVLAVSLSLRLLQSHLRAQVVAGCGILFSCMTPLGIGLGAALAESAGPLHQLAQSVLEGMAAGTFLYITFLEILPQELATSEQRILKVILLLAGFALLTGLLFIQV; the protein is encoded by the exons ATGGGGCCTTGGGGAGAGCCGGAGCTGCTGGTGTGGCGCCCGGAGGCGGTGGGCTCGGAACCCGCAGGGCCCGTGGGGCTGGAGGTGAAAGTCGGGGccctggtgctgctgctgctgctcaccGCGCTGTGCAGTCTGGTGCCCGTCTGCGCGCTGCGCCGGCCCGGGGCTAACCCCGAAGCCTCCG CCTCCCGGCAGAAAGCCTTGAGCCTAATCAGCTGCTTCGCGGGGGGTGTTTTCCTGGCCACCTGTCTCCTGGACCTCCTGCCTGACTACCTGGCGGCCATAGACGAGGCCCTAGCGGCCTTGCACGTGACG CTCCAGTTTCCCCTGCAAGAGTTCATCTTGGCAATGGGCTTCTTCCTGGTCCTGGTGATGGAGCAAATCACACTGGCTTACAGGGAGCAGTCAGGGCCACCACCTCGAGAGGAGACAAGGGCTCTGCTGGGAGCGGCAAACGGTGGGCCACAGCACTGGCATGACGGGCCAGGGCTCCCACAGTCAGGGGGAGCCCCAGCAGCCCCCTCAGCCCTGCGCGCCTGCGTACTGGTCTTCTCCCTGGCCCTGCACTCGGTGTTCGAGGGACTGGCGGTGGGGCTGCAGCGGGACCGGGCCCGGGCCGTGGAGCTGTGTCTGGCGTTGCTGCTCCACAAGGGTGTTCTGGCGGTCAGCTTGTCCCTGCGGCTGTTGCAGAGCCACCTGCGGGCACAGGTGGTGGCTGGCTGTGGGATCCTCTTCTCATGCATGACCCCTCTGGGCATCGGGCTGGGGGCGGCTCTGGCTGAGTCGGCCGGGCCGCTGCACCAGCTGGCCCAGTCTGTGCTGGAAGGCATGGCAGCTGGCACCTTTCTCTACATCACCTTCCTGGAAATCTTGCCCCAGGAGCTGGCCACCTCTGAGCAGAGGATCCTCAAGGTCATTCTGCTCCTTGCGGGCTTTGCCCTGCTCACTGGCCTGCTCTTCATCCAGGTCTAG